A portion of the Corticium candelabrum chromosome 5, ooCorCand1.1, whole genome shotgun sequence genome contains these proteins:
- the LOC134180159 gene encoding serine/threonine-protein phosphatase 2A 56 kDa regulatory subunit gamma isoform-like isoform X1, translated as MPKGGKKDKQSGGKAATASKAAPKADADGPSDEASRATKHHSSPNPPPTQVNKIKYSLPNLRKDKGGRGSSRFRVSEKRELQKLPALKDAAPSEREGLFVQKLQQCFVIFDFLSDPLSDLKWKEIKRAALNELVDYVTHQRGVITEPVYPEAVAMFAKNTFRTLPPPSNPLGAEFDPEEDEPTLEAAWPHLQLVYEFFLRFLESPDFQPNTAKKHIDAKFVLHLLELFDTEDPRERDFLKTTLHRIYGKFLGLRAYIRKQINNIFYSFIYETERHNGVAELLEILGSIINGFALPLKEEHKAFLLRVLIPLHKVKSLSLYHPQLAYCVVQFLEKDSSLTGPVVKGLLKFWPKTHSPKEVMFLNELEEILDVIEPSEFVKVMDPLFKRLARCVSSPHFQVAERALYYWNNEYITSLINDNSDRVLPIMFGALYKNSKSHWNKTIHGLIYNALKLLMEMNQKLFDECTARFKTEKETEHQRQLQHQQAWQKMLEMASSNPHVVSLFNGIREVEKCAPVEAAGSAAEDDDELVDPLQINEMVHKKSEKKPGVDLIRRKSFLPGDYRTKETLDKYQPATDHLSSAAEK; from the exons ATGCCGAAGGGCGGAAAGAAGGACAAA CAATCTGGAGGGAAAGCAGCGACTGCAAGCAAGGCAGCGCCAAAAGCAGACGCTGATGGACCATCAGACGAG GCGTCGCGTGCCACGAAGCATCATTCTTCGCCGAATCCGCCGCCGACGCAGGTGAACAAGATCAAATACTCGCTTCCCAATTTGCGGAAGGACAAGGGCGGCCGTGGCTCGAGCCGTTTTCGAGTCAGCGAGAAGCGCGAACTGCAGAAGCTTCCAGCGCTGAAAG ATGCGGCACCTTCGGAGCGGGAGGGTCTCTTTGTGCAAAAGCTGCAGCAGTGTTTTGTTATCTTCGATTTTCTCTCCGACCCACTGAGTGACTTGAAGTGGAAGGAAATCAAACGGGCAGCCCTCAACGAGCTGGTTGATTATGTGACGCACCAGCGTGGTGTAATCACGGAGCCTGTCTACCCCGAAGCCGTGGCTATG TTTGCTAAAAACACATTTCGAACTTTGCCACCTCCATCTAACCCGCTCGGTGCCGAATTTGATCCAGAGGAAGATGAACCGACTCTAGAAGCTGCCTGGCCCCACCTTCAATTAGTGTACGAGTTTTTTCTTCGTTTTCTCGAGTCACCCGATTTTCAACCGAACACGGCCAAGAAGCACATCGATGCAAAGTTTGTATTGCATCTGTTGGAACTGTTTGATACGGAGGATCCTCGGGAGCGGGACTTCTTGAAGACGACACTCCACCGGATATATGGCAAATTTCTCGGACTGAGAGCGTATATACGCAAGCAAATCAACAACATTTTCTATTC ATTTATTTATGAGACCGAGAGGCACAACGGTGTGGCTGAATTATTAGAAATTTTGGGGAGCATTATCAATGGCTTTGCTCTACCGCTGAAGGAGGAGCACAAGGCTTTTTTACTGCGCGTTCTCATTCCCCTGCACAAAGTGAAGTCTCTTAGTTTATATCATCCTCAGTTGGCGTACTGTGTTGTTCAGTTCCTCGAGAAGGACTCGTCTTTGACGGGACCG GTTGTGAAAGGGTTGCTCAAGTTTTGGCCGAAAACGCACAGTCCAAAGGAG GTCATGTTTTTGAATGAATTGGAAGAAATTTTAGACGTAATTGAACCAAGTGAGTTTGTAAAAGTGATGGATCCCCTTTTCAAACGGCTAGCACGATGCGTTTCCAGTCCTCACTTCCAG GTTGCAGAAAGGGCTCTGTATTATTGGAACAATGAGTACATTACAAGTCTAATCAATGACAACTCCGACAGAGTGTTACCCATTATGTTTGGTGCTCTCTACAAGAACTCGAAATCACACTGGAACAA AACTATCCACGGCTTGATATATAATGCTCTGAAGTTACTCATGGAGATGAACCAGAAACTCTTTGATGAGTGTACCGCAAGATTCAAGACAGAGAAAGAAAC AGAACATCAAAGGCAGTTGCAGCACCAGCAAGCGTGGCAGAAGATGCTAGAAATGGCGTCAAGCAATCCACACGTG GTCTCTCTCTTCAATGGAATTAGAGAAGTAGAAAAGTGTGCACCGGTAGAAGCAGCCGGGTCAGCTGCAGAGGATGATGACGAGCTGGTGGATCCATTGCAGATAAACGAAATG GTACACAAGAAGTCTGAGAAGAAACCGGGTGTCGATCTAATTCGGCGAAAGTCATTCCTTCCTGGCGACTATAGGACCAAGGAGACGCTGGATAAATATCAACCAGCAACTGACCACTTGTCATCAGCTGCTGAGAAATGA
- the LOC134180158 gene encoding uncharacterized protein LOC134180158 codes for MMSIVSATQMRDQNGSELLKESGSIQRAGDTSALQANPASLDDEAKTLQQTRTRSPKASVGRSSYITSPNPTSEVLHMTRGASRRLSQSSPEQAPPLASDRARTSITTSPTRQTAKGTRSKTAQSTGSASGNREEKDGAGSVQSTGRAVSSGRQGAGKSQKSNVQSESDISQQSQYAIANAQAARTTSSNMSAPPSAAYLSQALAGVSGQGTHVIPTEIMETLYRNADPCSVLQMLTTLQAFGVSTEVASHLLHAGVMEQGIQGQGVASNLKEANTQNPSSSEAPKRHHSQADTSKELEPSPKKAKVSGTLNAPESLLSKSSGQNQCDVCSRTFSSASGLAKHKLTHSEERKFICHVCGRGFKRQDHLNSHALTHREKKPYRCTYESCSKSYCDNRSLRRHLENHHANDESQLGATTDANQNVEETQMRSGGTEMPVSVDNQPVSSDSQAVSGFPVQSLPESTIHSSASSTTSLFSDRTVSGAISSANIASSGMTQFPTTVADEQHASKQWNEIAMSSVPSVSQAANKYLGNKPPLLISVVQPTISSNFTLRATSVPSYSSSLSNIPQVEGHGTNRLSSSQPITLPPVYPHDTASEAYQSYLAAMAKKKQEEQAAKPGELFPAGVGVGLDVKSIIQQPVASHGLTAPVSLPGQWTFSSSASGSSTPAFNVAPFPPSYVSPTLPTSRYQYPLGANESLLQPRPPLAAPAQPTDAQLLAVLMAAAPPPPSPIFNVNNWPAAAAAAALGMAGSPYLFQQMLAGFMHQAAVSSPLHGLTSGMNYVSPVHVQRPVGSSAIADGSVGQKKEDDVFNSTSKIAIKSTSSGSSVVQVQCPICERFFKNVKSLNGHMRLHGGYEGHKTLTNISSVVPVTKQSPVEDSATPFSALLKAVEVTKERELASEVGNDANSTRQKKRHSTKGQEVRFSEQPMLVEQSPSERSHGSSYDEFCLVSSEDDSFVVDDSKAVNTQQMYSGSDSGSSSAVSSPSRPEGDGNVLSPTPSLSDGSSARKRKRPENLVLKIPSEQRESSVFSNDDAEVVHPTTPPPYTPPPILSPHITVGLLGSPLKSPRMSLLGTPVITPHSAITPGSSKFNIPWMPRRISTDQGGQEQEITLTPKINIGAQFQAEVPPLADEVSRRNALKTRHRATKVWSPMNNGRIKSRELDTYFELSRSGLVPFSGSNKEFAHHILYWCKGNIKASVKVLLSGKSPLPADHPMENYRYPGSSRWMRSDRQVFKKAWREHGKQFRLIYKALEGKKTVKEIIEYYYFWKKYCNNEYRGRTRRDSLEVDSEEEFNTGPPFECEFPACDAAFPTRQGLNGHIRIHGGNFVYRIETRRARRDEKQRQRGLRDPRSGTASLTPSPSHQRIEWDDEEAGNETVAGGQRFGHVVDEKTAVVAPILPNYATIPSFIGLTSTHAHPSFLPLSISGALNDPQMMGVQGNFAHLATGMMPSNLQDLSNSPAGKSGNGKRVSGGRSTPTTDGKPEFKCKVCGRVFPKVKSRSAHMKIHSSRSDHY; via the exons ATGATGAGTATTGTTAGTGCGACGCAGATGAGAGATCAGAACGGGTCCGAGCTTCTGAAAGAGAGTGGCAGCATTCAACGAGCTGGCGACACTTCCGCCCTGCAAGCCAACCCTGCGTCGTTAGACGACGAGGCAAAAACGCTACAACAGACACGGACAAGAAGCCCAAAAGCGTCGGTCGGTCGATCTAGCTATATTACGTCTCCTAATCCGACGTCTGAGGTGCTGCACATGACGAGGGGAGCAAGTAGGAGGCTGAGCCAAAGCTCTCCTGAACAGGCACCACCTCTGGCCTCTGACCGCGCCCGCACATCAATCACCACGTCGCCGACAAGACAGACTGCTAAGGGTACGAGAAGCAAGACGGCGCAGAGCACTGGATCGGCGTCCGGCAATCGGGAAGAAAAAGACGGTGCCGGAAGTGTGCAGTCGACAGGGCGTGCCGTTTCGTCTGGAAGGCAAGGAGCGGGAAAAAGTCAGAAAAGCAACGTCCAATCAGAATCCGATATTTCGCAGCAGTCGCAGTACGCGATTGCCAATGCTCAAGCTGCTCGGACGACGTCATCTAATATGAGCGCTCCTCCCAGTGCGGCTTATTTATCTCAAGCGTTAGCTGGAGTGAGTGGTCAGGGAACTCATGTCATACCGACCGAAATCATGGAGACACTGTACAGGAATGCCGATCCGTGCAGTGTACTGCAAATGTTGACGACGCTGCAAGCGTTTGGCGTGTCTACAGAAGTTGCTTCTCACCTGCTACATGCTGGTGTGATGGAGCAGGGAATACAAGGACAGGGTGTGGCATCTAATCTGAAGgaggcaaacacacagaacCCATCCAGCTCTGAGGCGCCCAAGCGGCACCATTCACAAGCTGATACATCAAAAGAGCTCGAGCCCTCACCAAAAAAGGCTAAAGTTAGTGGCACTTTGAATGCTCCAGAAAGTTTGTTATCAAAGAGTTCTGGCCAGAATCAATGTGATGTTTGCAGCAGAACGTTCAGTTCAGCCAGTGGTTTGGCAAAACACAAGCTTACACACAGTGAAGAGAGGAAGTTCATTTGCCATGTCTGTGGAAGAGGATTCAAACGACAAGATCATCT GAACAGCCATGCATTGACCCATCGTGAAAAAAAGCCATATAGATGCACATATGAAAGTTGTTCAAAGAGCTACTGTGATAATCGGTCACTACGTCGACACCTGGAGAATCACCATGCCAATGATGAATCTCAACTTGGTGCAACAACTGATGCAAATCAAAATGTGGAGGAGACTCAGATGAGAAGTGGTGGCACTGAGATGCCTGTCAGTGTCGATAATCAGCCTGTTTCAAGTGACAGTCAGGCAGTCAGTGGTTTTCCTGTTCAGTCTTTGCCTGAGTCTACCATTCACTCGTCTGCCTCTTCCACTACATCTCTATTTTCTGACAGAACAGTTTCCGGTGCTATTTCATCAGCTAATATTGCTTCTTCCGGCATGACTCAATTTCCCACAACTGTTGCAGACGAACAACATGCCAGTAAACAGTGGAATGAAATAGCAATGTCTTCTGTACCTTCTGTCTCCCAAGCTGCAAACAAGTATTTGGGAAACAAACCACCTCTTTTAATTAGCGTTGTACAGCCCACAATTTCAAGCAATTTTACTCTTAGAGCTACCTCGGTTCCATCTTATAGTTCAAGTTTATCAAATATTCCACAAGTCGAAGGGCATGGTACAAACAGACTGTCATCGAGTCAACCAATAACCCTGCCACCTGTGTATCCACATGATACTGCTAGTGAAGCTTATCAGAGTTATCTTGCTGCTATGGCAAAAAAGAAACAAGAGGAACAGGCAGCAAAACCAGGTGAACTTTTTCCTGCTGGAGTTGGAGTAGGATTAGATGTGAAGAGCATCATACAACAGCCTGTGGCAAGTCATGGATTGACAGCACCGGTGAGCTTACCAGGTCAGTGGACGTTTTCTTCATCAGCAAGTGGTTCGTCTACACCAGCATTCAACGTGGCACCATTTCCTCCAAGTTATGTATCTCCTACTCTTCCTACATCAAGATACCAATACCCTCTTGGAGCTAATGAGTCTTTATTGCAACCACGTCCTCCTCTTGCTGCTCCAGCTCAGCCAACCGATGCTCAACTGCTTGCTGTTCTGATGGCTGCTGCTCCTCCACCTCCCTCACCGATCTTTAATGTTAATAACTGGCCAGccgcagcagcggcagcagcttTAGGTATGGCCGGTTCTCCTTATCTCTTTCAACAAATGCTGGCTGGTTTTATGCATCAAGCTGCCGTGTCTAGTCCGTTGCATGGATTGACTTCTGGAATGAACTATGTAAGCCCTGTCCATGTTCAGCGACCAGTTGGCAGCTCTGCCATTGCGGATGGGAGTGTTGGACAAAAGAAAGAAGATGATGTGTTTAACTCAACTTCAAAGATAGCAATCAAATCAACATCAAG TGGTTCTTCTGTTGTGCAAGTCCAGTGTCCCATTTGTGAACGTTTCTTTAAGAACGTGAAGTCGTTGAATGGTCACATGCGTCTTCACGGAGGGTATGAAGGTCACAAGACTTtaaccaatatttcatctgtTGTGCCAGTTACGAAACAAAGTCCAGTTGAAGACTCTGCAACTCCTTTTAGTGCACTTCTGAAAGCTGTTGAGGTGACAAAAGAACGCGAGTTAGCCAGTGAGGTGGGCAACGATGCTAACAGCACCAGACAAAAGAAGAGGCACTCAACTAAAGGTCAGGAAGTTCGGTTTTCTGAGCAGCCAATGCTTGTTGAACAAAGTCCTAGTGAAAGAAGTCATGGTTCATCGTATGATGAGTTTTGTCTGGTTTCGTCAGAAGATGATAGTTTTGTAGTTGATGATTCCAAGGCAGTCAATACTCAACAGATGTATTCGGGCTCTGACAGTGGATCGTCATCTGCTGTCAGTTCACCTAGTAGACCAGAAGGAGATGGAAACGTCTTGTCTCCCACACCTTCACTCTCTGATGGCAGTTCAGCTCGTAAACGAAAGCGACCAGAAAATCTTGTCTTGAAAATTCCAAGTGAACAGAGGGAATCAAGTGTTTTCAGCAACGATGATGCAGAAGTAGTTCATCCAACAACTCCACCTCCATACACTCCACCTCCTATTCTTAGCCCACATATTACTGTTGGATTATTGGGATCTCCGTTGAAGAGCCCACGTATGAGCTTGCTGGGAACTCCCGTCATAACACCACATTCTGCAATTACACCTGGTAGTTCAAAGTTCAATATTCCATGGATGCCAAGACGAATTA GTACTGATCAGGGAGGTCAGGAACAAGAGATAACACTGACACC GAAAATCAATATTGGTGCACAGTTCCAGGCAGAGGTACCACCACTAGCAG aTGAAGTATCTCGACGTAATGCTTTGAAAACAAGGCATCGAGCAACTAAAGTCTGGTCGCCGATGAACAACGGTCGTATAAAATCAAGAGAAC TGGACACATACTTCGAACTGTCTCGTTCTGGTCTTGTTCCATTTTCAGGATCTAACAAAGAATTTGCTCATCACATTCTCTATTGGTGCAAAGGCAACATCAAGGCCTCCGTAAAGGTACTTTTGAGTGGTAAATCACCACTTCCAGCCGATCATCCAATGGAAAACTATCGTTATCCAG GTTCTTCACGGTGGATGCGGTCTGACAGACAAGTTTTCAAGAAAGCGTGGCGAGAACATGGCAAACAATTTAGACTTATTTATAAGGCT TTGGAGGGAAAGAAAACGGTGAAGGAAATAATAGAGTATTATTACTTCTGGAAGAAGTACTGTAACAATGAATATCGAGGCCGAACGAGGAGAGACAGTCTAGAG GTTGATTCTGAGGAAGAGTTCAATACTGGTCCTCCATTTGAATGTGAATTTCCAGCCTGTGATGCA GCATTTCCAACAAGACAAGGGCTGAATGGGCACATTCGAATTCATGGCGGAAA TTTTGTTTATCGTATTGAGACACGACGAGCTCGACGAGATGAAAAACAGAGGCAGAGAGGCTTGAGGGATCCAAGAAGTGGAACAGCTAGTCTTACTCCTTCACCATCACATCAAAGGATTGAGTGGGATGACGAGGAGGCAGGGAATGAAACAGTTGCCGGTGGTCAACGCTTTGGGCATGTCGTCGATGAAAAGACTGCTGTAGTGGCACCAATCTTACCAAACTACGCCACTATACCTTCTTTCATTGGATTAACTTCTACCCATGCTCATCCATCATTCTTGCCATTATCAATTTCGGGTGCACTAAATGATCCTCAGATGATGGGAGTGCAAGGAAATTTTGCTCATTTAGCTACTGGCATGATGCCTTCAAATCTGCAAGATCTTTCCAATTCTCCTGCAGGAAAGAGTGGAAACGGGAAACGGGTGTCTGGAGGGCGGTCAACACCGACGACTGATGGAAAACCTGAATTCAAATGTAAAGTTTGTGGTCGAGTGTTTCCTAAGGTGAAGAGTCGAAGTGCACACATGAAAATTCATTCATCTCGTTCAGATCACTATTAG
- the LOC134179959 gene encoding uncharacterized protein LOC134179959 — protein MEVNGDADFSSEDEADDLKYSCMDGYVPLCQDEEGEGVGEQQLTISSTVDDEDEDENMDDDDDAYDDDDDTVDDGPNDCSVRDELNDTAEANGACTAVHVEAESSQSNSKSEKEDEKEEAMSQAQADLIRSTMARFTLPPSVTPDWAKLIPEEVWKSQLQSGLTNRRVPVMHKAKKSREKTDRS, from the exons ATGGAAGTCAATGGAGATGCCGATTTCAGTTCGGAAGATGAGGCTGACGACTTAAAGTATTCGTGTATGGATGGGTACGTGCCATTATGTCAAGATGAAGAAGGTGAAGGTGTTGGAGAACAACAACTTACAATCTCTTCCACTGTTGATGACGAAGATGAGGATGAAAATatggatgacgacgacgatgcatatgatgatgatgacgacactGTAGATGATGGTCCTAATGACTGCAGTGTTCGAGATGAGCTTAACGAT ACTGCTGAAGCAAATGGCGCGTGTACAGCAGTACATGTAGAAGCAGAATCATCACAGTCTAACTCGAAGAGTGAAAAGGAGGATGAGAAAGAGGAGGCAATGTCTCAGG CTCAGGCTGATTTGATACGAAGTACAATGGCCAGATTTACCTTGCCTCCCTCTGTAACTCCTGACTGGGCAAAATTGATACCAGAAGAGGTGTGGAAATCACAACTGCAGTCAGGTCTTACCAACAGACGAGTTCCCGTAATGCATAAGGCAAAGAAGAGTAGAGAGAAAACTGACCGGAGTTAA
- the LOC134180159 gene encoding serine/threonine-protein phosphatase 2A 56 kDa regulatory subunit gamma isoform-like isoform X2, which yields MPKGGKKDKQSGGKAATASKAAPKADADGPSDEASRATKHHSSPNPPPTQVNKIKYSLPNLRKDKGGRGSSRFRVSEKRELQKLPALKDAAPSEREGLFVQKLQQCFVIFDFLSDPLSDLKWKEIKRAALNELVDYVTHQRGVITEPVYPEAVAMFAKNTFRTLPPPSNPLGAEFDPEEDEPTLEAAWPHLQLVYEFFLRFLESPDFQPNTAKKHIDAKFVLHLLELFDTEDPRERDFLKTTLHRIYGKFLGLRAYIRKQINNIFYSFIYETERHNGVAELLEILGSIINGFALPLKEEHKAFLLRVLIPLHKVKSLSLYHPQLAYCVVQFLEKDSSLTGPVVKGLLKFWPKTHSPKEVMFLNELEEILDVIEPSEFVKVMDPLFKRLARCVSSPHFQVAERALYYWNNEYITSLINDNSDRVLPIMFGALYKNSKSHWNKTIHGLIYNALKLLMEMNQKLFDECTARFKTEKETEHQRQLQHQQAWQKMLEMASSNPHVSLFNGIREVEKCAPVEAAGSAAEDDDELVDPLQINEMVHKKSEKKPGVDLIRRKSFLPGDYRTKETLDKYQPATDHLSSAAEK from the exons ATGCCGAAGGGCGGAAAGAAGGACAAA CAATCTGGAGGGAAAGCAGCGACTGCAAGCAAGGCAGCGCCAAAAGCAGACGCTGATGGACCATCAGACGAG GCGTCGCGTGCCACGAAGCATCATTCTTCGCCGAATCCGCCGCCGACGCAGGTGAACAAGATCAAATACTCGCTTCCCAATTTGCGGAAGGACAAGGGCGGCCGTGGCTCGAGCCGTTTTCGAGTCAGCGAGAAGCGCGAACTGCAGAAGCTTCCAGCGCTGAAAG ATGCGGCACCTTCGGAGCGGGAGGGTCTCTTTGTGCAAAAGCTGCAGCAGTGTTTTGTTATCTTCGATTTTCTCTCCGACCCACTGAGTGACTTGAAGTGGAAGGAAATCAAACGGGCAGCCCTCAACGAGCTGGTTGATTATGTGACGCACCAGCGTGGTGTAATCACGGAGCCTGTCTACCCCGAAGCCGTGGCTATG TTTGCTAAAAACACATTTCGAACTTTGCCACCTCCATCTAACCCGCTCGGTGCCGAATTTGATCCAGAGGAAGATGAACCGACTCTAGAAGCTGCCTGGCCCCACCTTCAATTAGTGTACGAGTTTTTTCTTCGTTTTCTCGAGTCACCCGATTTTCAACCGAACACGGCCAAGAAGCACATCGATGCAAAGTTTGTATTGCATCTGTTGGAACTGTTTGATACGGAGGATCCTCGGGAGCGGGACTTCTTGAAGACGACACTCCACCGGATATATGGCAAATTTCTCGGACTGAGAGCGTATATACGCAAGCAAATCAACAACATTTTCTATTC ATTTATTTATGAGACCGAGAGGCACAACGGTGTGGCTGAATTATTAGAAATTTTGGGGAGCATTATCAATGGCTTTGCTCTACCGCTGAAGGAGGAGCACAAGGCTTTTTTACTGCGCGTTCTCATTCCCCTGCACAAAGTGAAGTCTCTTAGTTTATATCATCCTCAGTTGGCGTACTGTGTTGTTCAGTTCCTCGAGAAGGACTCGTCTTTGACGGGACCG GTTGTGAAAGGGTTGCTCAAGTTTTGGCCGAAAACGCACAGTCCAAAGGAG GTCATGTTTTTGAATGAATTGGAAGAAATTTTAGACGTAATTGAACCAAGTGAGTTTGTAAAAGTGATGGATCCCCTTTTCAAACGGCTAGCACGATGCGTTTCCAGTCCTCACTTCCAG GTTGCAGAAAGGGCTCTGTATTATTGGAACAATGAGTACATTACAAGTCTAATCAATGACAACTCCGACAGAGTGTTACCCATTATGTTTGGTGCTCTCTACAAGAACTCGAAATCACACTGGAACAA AACTATCCACGGCTTGATATATAATGCTCTGAAGTTACTCATGGAGATGAACCAGAAACTCTTTGATGAGTGTACCGCAAGATTCAAGACAGAGAAAGAAAC AGAACATCAAAGGCAGTTGCAGCACCAGCAAGCGTGGCAGAAGATGCTAGAAATGGCGTCAAGCAATCCACAC GTCTCTCTCTTCAATGGAATTAGAGAAGTAGAAAAGTGTGCACCGGTAGAAGCAGCCGGGTCAGCTGCAGAGGATGATGACGAGCTGGTGGATCCATTGCAGATAAACGAAATG GTACACAAGAAGTCTGAGAAGAAACCGGGTGTCGATCTAATTCGGCGAAAGTCATTCCTTCCTGGCGACTATAGGACCAAGGAGACGCTGGATAAATATCAACCAGCAACTGACCACTTGTCATCAGCTGCTGAGAAATGA
- the LOC134179960 gene encoding mitochondrial import receptor subunit TOM20 homolog: MALKLAVLGGCGLAFLGYCIYFDRKRRTAPDFKKKLREKRKQIKEENAKSEAKAKHAKAGDAASAAQEFFLNEVQLGEEALASGDMEGCVEHLLAALKVAGNPTQLLQMYQQALPPDVFQMLVQRLPTVVSTKSSGQGAQLQDDDLD, translated from the exons ATGGCGCTGAAATTAGCTGTTCTTGGTGGTTGTGGCCTCGCTTTTCTCGGctactgtatatattttgATAGAAAAAGAAGAACTGCTCCTGATTTTAAAAAGAAACTCAGGGAAA AGAGAAAACAAATTAAAGAGGAAAATGCAAAATCAGAAGCAAAGGCTAAG CATGCCAAAGCAGGCGATGCTGCCTCTGCTGCACAGGAATTCTTTCTGAATGAAGTTCAACTGGGAGAAGAAGCTCTTGCATCTGGTGATATGGAAGGTTGCGTCGAGCACCTCCTGGCAGCTCTCAAAGTTGCAGGAAATCCCACACAGTTATTACAAATGTACCAGCAAGCTCTTCCTCCCGATGTCTTCCAGATGCTTGTGCAGCGGCTCCCTACAGTTGTATCTACTAAATCAAGTGGACAGGGTGCCCAG ttACAAGATGATGACCTTGATTGA